The following nucleotide sequence is from Anaeromicrobium sediminis.
ACTTAGAAACATCAAATGTATTAGGGGCAGCTTTTATAATGTATGTGATTCCTCTAGTGACCATGGTAATAAGTATTTTCATAAGTAGACATGTTTTTGGAAATATAATGAAAATTAATAACTTTGAAATATACTCCATTTTAACAGGGTTTACATGTTTATCCATAACTTTTTTAGCCATTAGATTAAATGAAAAAAAGTTTGAAGATAGTAAGAGGTATATTCCTACTATAACTAGAATTATAGAATAATGGGACAAGGATTCAAAATTACAACTAGATATATATTAAGGTAAAAGTTATACTTTGTTTAAACTATATAATAATATATAATTTTTAAAATATATTAAGGAGGGGTTACCTATGGACTTTAATAACTTAAAGGTTGTGGATGAAAA
It contains:
- a CDS encoding SoxR reducing system RseC family protein, translated to MNQVGFVTKILPNNRAEVSMKKHAACGECGACQHGHENMNLNIIALNKIKSVEGNKVEVDLETSNVLGAAFIMYVIPLVTMVISIFISRHVFGNIMKINNFEIYSILTGFTCLSITFLAIRLNEKKFEDSKRYIPTITRIIE